One segment of Ziziphus jujuba cultivar Dongzao chromosome 12, ASM3175591v1 DNA contains the following:
- the LOC107428379 gene encoding uncharacterized protein LOC107428379: MPPSYFPLRWESTGDQWWYASPIDWAAANGLCDLVKELLYLDTNLLIKLTSLRRIRRLETVWDDEAQFDDVARCRSLVAKNLLLECETKSGHNSLIRAGYGGWLLYTAASAGDIDFVKALMDRDPLLIYGEGEYGVTDIFYAAARSKNYEVFRLLLDFSISPRCDLRSSGGELEEQLGYVTSEFRWEMMNRAAHAAARGGNLEMLKDLLGDCSDVLAYRDAQGSTVLHSASGRGQVEVVKNLVSFLDILTSTDNQGNTALHVAAYRGYLPVVEVLICESPSLATLPNSYGDTFLHMAVAGFRTPGFRRMDRQIELMNQLICGKIVDMQDVINFRNNDGRTALHLAVIENIQCNVVELLMTVPSINLNMRDANGMTPLDLLKQRPQSPSSELLIKQLISAGGISNSQDHKTRTALVSHLRMQGIGSSPGTSFRIPDAEIFLYTGIENPSDASYDQASVQFSTCSGELSQYDSTISLNNKKPSSVNYAARNLKFLLRWPRRKEKKTARMELRDNDSLDSFNMSRDLEENHIPLRQIYSKSSSLPNSKRIFSVGSYFPSPSTRMKYTAGLMQGVIKAKPHFAVSAQSPPSPMSGSSMSSPTFVGKQKSFDYINGPSCSYEKGSHMNLKQNSFNKKVMNQYFCFGAQGLAVENPISSTRPNQNYRHLSSLVA, encoded by the exons atgcctCCATCTTACTTCCCTCTAAGGTGGGAGAGCACCGGAGACCAGTGGTGGTACGCTTCTCCTATTGACTGGGCAGCAGCCAATGGCCTCTGTGATCTGGTCAAGGAGCTTCTCTACCTTGACACCAACCTCCTCATCAAGCTCACCTCCCTTCGCAGGATTCGCCGCCTCGAAACCGTCTGGGACGACGAAGCACAGTTCGACGACGTCGCCAGATGCCGCTCTCTGGTTGCCAAGAACCTCCTTCTTGAATGTGAAACGAAGAGCGGTCACAACTCTCTCATAAGGGCTGGCTATGGCGGTTGGCTTCTCTACACAGCTGCCTCAGCTGGTGATATTGATTTTGTCAAAGCATTGATGGATAGAGACCCTCTTCTTATATATGGAGAAGGAGAGTATGGTGTCACTGATATATTCTATGCTGCAGCAAGGAGCAAGAACTATGAGGTTTTCCGGCTCCTGCTCGATTTTTCAATCTCCCCAAGGTGCGACCTTAGGAGCAGTGGAGGTGAATTGGAAGAGCAATTGGGTTATGTTACTTCAGAATTTAGGTGGGAGATGATGAACCGAGCAGCTCATGCTGCAGCTAGAGGagggaatttggagatgttgaAGGATCTTCTCGGCGATTGCTCTGATGTTTTGGCCTATAGGGATGCTCAGGGATCTACTGTCTTGCATTCAGCTTCAGGTCGAGGACAGGTTGAG GTCGTGAAAAATCTTGTATCATTCTTGGATATCCTTACCTCTACAGACAACCAAGGGAATACAGCATTACATGTGGCTGCTTACAGGGGTTACTTACCGGTCGTGGAGGTCTTAATTTGCGAGTCTCCATCATTAGCAACTTTACCAAACAGTTATGGAGATACATTTTTACATATGGCAGTGGCTGGTTTTCGGACCCCTGGTTTTCGTAGAATGGACAGGCAGATTGAACTTATGAATCAATTGATATGTGGTAAGATTGTGGATATGCAGGACGTCATCAATTTTAGGAACAATGATGGAAGAACAGCTCTTCACTTGGCTGTAATTGAGAACATTCAATGTAATGTGGTAGAACTCCTTATGACTGTTCCATCAATTAACTTGAACATGCGTGATGCTAATGGCATGACTCCTCTAGATCTTCTCAAGCAACGGCCACAATCACCATCCTCCGAACTTTTAATCAAACAGTTGATTTCAGCTGGTGGGATCTCCAACAGTCAAGATCACAAGACAAGGACTGCCCTTGTTTCCCATTTGAGAATGCAGGGTATTGGAAGCAGTCCTGGAACTTCTTTCAGAATACCTGATGCAGAAATTTTCTTATACACCGGCATTGAGAATCCTTCTGATGCCAGTTATGATCAGGCAAGTGTTCAGTTCAGTACATGTTCAGGCGAACTGAGTCAATATGACTCCACAATTTCATTGAATAATAAGAAGCCGAGTTCTGTAAACTATGCTGCAAGAAACCTGAAGTTTCTTCTCCGGTGGCCtaggagaaaagagaaaaaaactgCTAGAATGGAGCTGAGAGACAATGATTCTTTGGATTCTTTCAATATGTCTAGAGATTTGGAAGAAAATCATATCCCACTTAGGCAGATATATTCGAAATCTTCATCCCTTCCAAACAGCAAAAGGATATTTTCTGTTGGGAGTTATTTTCCAAGTCCATCGACGAGAATGAAGTATACTGCAGGACTAATGCAGGGTGTGATTAAAGCAAAGCCGCATTTTGCTGTTTCAGCTCAATCACCTCCAAGTCCTATGTCAGGATCCTCCATGTCTTCGCCTACTTTCGTTGGTAAGCAAAAGAGCTTCGATTACATTAATGGACCATCTTGCTCTTATGAGAAAGGATCACATATGAACTTGAAACAAAATTCCTTCAATAAGAAGGTGATGAACCAATATTTCTGTTTTGGTGCACAAGGACTGGCTGTGGAAAATCCAATTAGCTCCACACGGCCAAACCAGAATTATAGACATCTCAGTTCTCTAGTTGCTTGA
- the LOC107428344 gene encoding pentatricopeptide repeat-containing protein At3g04130, mitochondrial: MVLYSKKCINGIRFLLDSSVSCTHFHASCENRSILALSSSNLSSPLGSLHYEEEEKLSDLDVVVAKVRLGSSDSEVVKCLVDDPQCQKIKVTQDLVDRLLRRFKDDWKSALGVFKWAESRSGFKHTPNAYDVLLDVLGKMKQMDKMMGMLGEMHRDSHPITLNTVAKVMRRFAGAGKWEDAVRMFDEVDAYGLAKNTEAMNLLLDTLCKSNKVEQAREIFLELKQHISPNAHTFNIFIHGWCKVNRVDEAHWTIQEMKGHGCRPCVISYSTIVEFYCRRYNFGKVYEMLDEMQAQGCPPNVVTFTTIMCFLTKSEEFEEALQIAERMKSVGCSPDTLFYNALIHALGRAGQVQEAIQVFEVEMPMCSVPPNTSTYNTMIAMFCHHGQSRKALDLLTKMEISGVCKPDVQTYYPLLKACLRYGQVDSLSKLLDDMIRRHHLSLDISTYTLLIHGLCRANKCEWAYHLFEEMIGQDVKPRYQTCRLLFDEVKEKHMYDAADRIEYVMKKL; this comes from the coding sequence ATGGTCTTGTATTCCAAAAAATGCATTAATGGTATTCGATTCCTGCTTGATTCATCAGTATCCTGTACACATTTCCATGCTTCCTGTGAAAATCGTTCAATACTTGCTCTTTCTTCTTCCAATTTGTCTTCTCCGCTTGGGTCTTTACATTATGAAGAGGAGGAAAAGTTGTCTGACCTTGATGTTGTGGTAGCCAAAGTTCGTCTTGGAAGCAGTGATTCTGAAGTTGTTAAGTGTCTTGTGGATGATCCACAATGCCAGAAGATTAAGGTGACACAAGACCTTGTTGATAGGTTGCTTCGTCGTTTTAAGGATGACTGGAAATCTGCATTGGGTGTTTTCAAATGGGCAGAGTCACGCTCTGGATTTAAACACACCCCAAATGCATATGATGTGCTACTAGACGTACTgggaaaaatgaagcaaatgGATAAAATGATGGGTATGTTGGGAGAAATGCACCGTGATAGTCATCCAATCACGCTTAACACTGTAGCTAAGGTTATGAGAAGGTTTGCTGGTGCTGGAAAATGGGAAGATGCAGTGAGGATGTTTGATGAAGTGGATGCTTATGGATTAGCGAAGAACACAGAAGCcatgaacttgttgcttgacacCCTTTGTAAATCGAATAAGGTTGAGCAGGCCCGGGAAATATTCTTGGAGCTGAAACAGCACATTTCTCCAAATGCTCATacttttaacattttcattCATGGTTGGTGCAAAGTTAATCGGGTTGATGAGGCACATTGGACAATTCAAGAGATGAAAGGACATGGTTGCCGCCCTTGTGTGATTAGCTACTCCACTATTGTCGAATTTTATTGCCGCAGGTACAACTTTGGTAAGGTCTATGAAATGCTTGATGAAATGCAAGCTCAAGGGTGCCCGCCAAATGTTGTCACTTTCACCACTATCATGTGTTTTTTGACTAAATCAGAGGAGTTTGAGGAAGCTTTACAGATAGCAGAGAGAATGAAATCAGTTGGATGCAGCCCCGATACACTTTTTTACAATGCTTTAATTCACGCGCTAGGTAGAGCTGGCCAAGTGCAGGAGGCTATTCAGGTTTTTGAAGTTGAGATGCCCATGTGCAGTGTGCCCCCTAACACATCAACCTACAATACAATGATTGCCATGTTTTGCCATCATGGTCAATCACGAAAGGCCTTGGATCTTCTCACAAAAATGGAAATTTCAGGGGTTTGTAAGCCCGATGTTCAGACATATTACCCATTACTCAAAGCATGCCTTAGATATGGCCAAGTAGACAGTTTGAGCAAATTATTGGATGACATGATCAGAAGACATCATCTTAGTCTTGATATATCAACCTATACACTTTTAATTCATGGGTTGTGTAGAGCAAATAAATGCGAGTGGGCTTACCATCTTTTTGAAGAGATGATTGGTCAAGATGTAAAACCCAGATATCAAACATGTCGTCTGCTCTTTGATGAGGTCAAAGAAAAGCATATGTATGATGCTGCAGATCGTATTGAATATGTCATGAAGAAATTGTAG
- the LOC107428363 gene encoding lysine histidine transporter-like 2 gives MGHSEQAKKDAEKQKQIDDWLPVTSSRNAKWWYSAFHNVTAMVGAGVLSLPYAMSELGWGPGVVILLLSWIITLYTLWQMVEMHEMVPGKRFDRYHELGQYAFGEKLGLWIVVPQQLVVEVGVNIVYMLTGGKSLKKFHDTVCPSCKSIKTTYFIMIFASVHFVLSHLPNFNSITVVSLAAAVMSLSYSTIAWGASVHKGVQPNVDYSYKSSSTADTVFDFFSALGDVAFAYAGHNVVLEIQATIPSTPEKPSKGPMWIGVVVAYIVVALCYFPVALLGYWTFGNSVNDNILITLEKPSWLIATANMFVVVHVIGSYQIYAMAVFDMIECLLVKKMHFKPCFRLRFITRTLYVGITMFIAIAIPFFGGLLGFLGGFAFAPTSYFLPCIIWLAIYKPKRFSLSWCVNWLCIVLGIALMILAPIGALRSIILTAKDYRFFS, from the exons atgggtcaCAGTGAACAAGCAAAGAAAGATGCAGAAAAACAAAAGCAGATTGATGATTGGCTTCCAGTTACATCTTCAAGGAATGCCAAATGGTGGTACTCTGCTTTCCACAATGTCACTGCTATGGTTGGGGCTGGTGTTCTCAGCCTTCCTTATGCAATGTCTGAGTTGGGAtg gggtCCTGGTGTGGTTATTCTTCTCCTGTCATGGATCATAACCCTATACACACTATGGCAAATGGTGGAAATGCATGAAATGGTGCCTGGCAAGCGTTTTGACAGGTATCATGAATTGGGTCAGTATGCATTTGGAGAAAAGCTAGGGCTTTGGATTGTGGTCCCCCAACAGCTAGTGGTTGAAGTTGGTGTAAATATTGTGTACATGCTCACAGGAGGGAAATCCTTGAAGAAGTTCCATGACACAGTTTGCCCTTCTTGCAAATCCATTAAGACCACTTACTTCATTATGATTTTTGCTTCTGTACACTTTGTTCTTTCTCATCTCCCCAACTTCAACTCCATTACTGTTGTCTCACTTGCTGCAGCTGTCATGTCCTTGAG CTACTCAACAATTGCCTGGGGTGCTTCAGTTCATAAAGGGGTTCAACCAAATGTGGACTATAGCTACAAGTCAAGCTCCACAGCCGATACGGTGTTTGACTTCTTTAGTGCTTTGGGTGATGTAGCTTTTGCATATGCTGGTCATAATGTAGTTTTGGAGATCCAAGCAACAATTCCTTCAACACCAGAAAAACCTTCCAAAGGACCTATGTGGATTGGTGTTGTTGTGGCTTACATTGTGGTGGCTCTCTGCTACTTCCCTGTTGCTTTGCTTGGCTATTGGACTTTTGGAAACAGTGTTAATGATAACATCTTAATCACACTTGAGAAACCCAGTTGGCTTATTGCAACAGCCAACATGTTTGTGGTTGTTCATGTTATTGGAAGCTACCAG atATACGCCATGGCGGTGTTTGATATGATCGAATGTTTGTTGGTGAAGAAAATGCATTTCAAACCTTGTTTCAGGCTTCGATTTATTACCCGTACCTTGTATGTCG GAATAACCATGTTCATAGCTATAGCTATTCCTTTCTTTGGTGGCCTTCTTGGATTCCTTGGAGGATTTGCTTTTGCTCCCACATCATACTTT CTGCCCTGCATTATATGGCTTGCGATATATAAACCCAAAAGGTTTAGCCTATCTTGGTGTGTAAATTGG TTATGCATTGTGCTTGGTATAGCTTTGATGATTCTGGCACCCATTGGAGCATTAAGAAGTATAATTTTGACAGCCAAAGACTACCGGTTCTTCTCATGA
- the LOC107428341 gene encoding uncharacterized protein LOC107428341, whose protein sequence is MEEEIKEKFQEVGFTLEDEEEILKKCLTFCINYNLKPSDIVSSWEVYYLNRRLDEPTVKNAEMDGFLLHLQNEKKEAIIEEETGLHIYSINDVDMILNDEDGDIKEGILGTPTHKAQNSEPFDSTPQTNGIHSSGKPSKLITPFGQRTNKFVVKYSINDVSNTENGREEPDHENHEDDIIRKVQPGRRCSLTVHGSKPETGCRFMYDRIEDRFNALENRIRKHTTTLVSSGLYEEPVDPTVSSQKSIVTVGMICCDGEGHLNEKSTMLQSSVEHSGGQRVRLELQNLSQYSIFPGQIVGIEGHNPSGHCLVASKIVDSIPLSSSNDLNLHPSKKQALSEEIQSTDSSGRQAELSVIIASGPFTTTDNLLFEPLVELLSYANRKLPQLLILLGPFVDSEHPEIKRGTVDQSFDEIFHQEIIRRLQDYVEYIGSHARVILVPSIRDANHDFVFPQPAFDIHPPDLKHQITSLTNPGIFEANQVKIGCCSVDILKHLSGEEISRNPKDGAPIDRMGRLAKHILGQRSFYPLYPPAEGIPLDFSLASEALEISLIPDILILPSDMKYFVKILPLSGRGEGKEEEEQVKCVCVNPGRLAKGEGGGTFVELNYGKSDTINASIIGI, encoded by the exons ATGGAAGaggaaatcaaagaaaaattccaAGAGGTCGGCTTCACTCtcgaagacgaagaagaaattCTCAAGAAAT GTCTTACTTTCTGCATCAATTACAATCTGAAGCCCTCGGATATTGTTTCAAGCTGGGAGGTTTACTATCTCAACAG GCGCTTGGATGAACCAACAGTAAAAAATGCAGAAATGGATGGGTTTCTACTTCACCTACAAAATGAGAAGAAAGAAGCCATAATTGAGGAGGAAACAGGATTGCATATATACTCGATTAATGATGTCGACAT GATTTTGAATGACGAAGATGGAGATATAAAAGAAGGTATTCTTGGCACTCCAACACACAAGGCTCAAAACTCAGAGCCATTTGATTCCACACCCCAAACAAATGGAATTCATTCTTCTGGAAAACCATCAAAACTTATTACACCCTTTGGGCAACGAACTAATAAGTTTGTGGTGAAATATAGCATCAATGACGTGTCGAATACAGAGAATGGAAGGGAGGAACCTGATCATGAGAATCATGAAGATGACATTATCAGGAAGGTACAACCTGGCAGAAGGTGCTCTTTGACAGTCCATGGTTCAAAACCTGAAACAGGTTGTAGGTTCATGTATGACAGGATTGAAGATAGG tttaatGCTCTTGAAAACCGAATCAGAAAGCATACAACTACACTTGTTTCATCCGGCCTGTACGAAGAACCAGTGGACCCTACAGTTTCTTCACAG AAGAGCATAGTTACCGTAGGCATGATATGTTGTGATGGTGAAGGCCATTTGAATGAGAAGTCTACCATGCTTCAAAGCAG TGTTGAGCATTCTGGTGGCCAACGTGTTCGTCTAGAGTTACAAAATTTGAGCCAATATTCAATCTTTCCAGGCCAG ATTGTAGGTATTGAAGGGCACAATCCTAGTGGGCACTGCTTGGTTGcttctaaaattgtagattctATCCCACTATCATCGAGCAATGACTTGAATTTGCATCCATCAAAAAAGCAAGCTTTGAGTGAAGAGATTCAATCAACTGATTCATCTGGCAGGCAGGCAGAGCTATCAGTG ATCATAGCATCAGGTCCTTTTACCACAACGGACAATTTATTGTTTGAGCCTCTGGTTGAGTTGCTATCATATGCAAATAGAAAGCTGCCTCAATTGCTTATATTG CTTGGACCGTTTGTTGATTCCGAACATCCTGAGATTAAGAGAGGAACTGTTGACCAGAgctttgatgaaatttttcaCCAAGAAATTATAAGAAGG TTGCAAGACTATGTAGAATACATAGGTTCTCATGCACGTGTGATTCTTGTACCATCCATACGAGATGCAAACCATGATTTTGTTTTCCCTCAG CCTGCCTTTGATATTCATCCACCCGATCTTAAACATCAG ATAACCAGTCTCACAAATCCAGGGATATTTGAGGCAAATCAG GTCAAGATTGGTTGTTGCTCTGTGGATATTCTCAAACATCTAAGCGGGGAGGAGATCTCACGTAATCCAAAGGATGGAGCACCCATCGATCGCATGGGTAGACTTGCAAAGCATATACTCGGTCAGCGCAG CTTTTATCCCTTATATCCACCAGCGGAAGGCATTCCATTGGACTTTTCGCTTGCTTCAGAGGCTCTTGAGATCTCTTTGATTCCAGATATTCTCATCCTACCTTCCGACATGAAGTACTTTGTTAAG ATACTTCCCCTCAGTGGAAGAGgtgaaggaaaagaagaagaagagcaagTAAAGTGCGTTTGTGTGAATCCAGGAAGATTGGCCAAGGGAGAAGGAGGGGGTACGTTTGTAGAGCTCAACTATGGCAAGTCTGACACTATCAATGCTTCAATCATAGGCATATAA